From a single Accipiter gentilis chromosome 10, bAccGen1.1, whole genome shotgun sequence genomic region:
- the KCNJ16 gene encoding inward rectifier potassium channel 16 — MRKMTEQSGCYRPVNIQGNKISYQGTCQESPEKGMKRLQNRFLHKDGSCNVYFKHIFGEWESYVVDIFTTLVDIKWRHMFVIFSLSYVLSWLFFGLVFWLIAIQHGDLFNDEEITPCVANVHSFTGAFLFSLETQTTIGYGYRCVTEECSVAILMVILQSVLSCIIDTFIIGAALAKMATARKRAQTIRFSYYAVVGLRDDKFCLMWRIGDFRPNHMVEGSVRAQLLRYKEDKEGRMTMEYKDLKLLNDQIILVTPVTVVHEIDSESPLYGLDRKALAKDNFEILVTFVYTGDSTGTSHQSRSSYVPREILWGHRFNDVLHVKKKYYKVDCLQFEETTEVYAPHCSAMQLDRKEQEWNRTEKTREKAAETSALEIKSFSTNQKSFSAVALITSCEDPEDLVTGVNQPSGEIPYQKAAVTLSSLSIESQV, encoded by the coding sequence ATGAGAAAGATGACTGAGCAGAGTGGTTGCTATAGGCCTGTAAACATACAGGGAAATAAGATCAGTTACCAAGGCACTTGTCAAGAAAGCCCTGAAAAGGGGATGAAAAGATTGCAGAATCGCTTTCTCCACAAGGATGGCAGCTGCAACGTGTACTTCAAACACATCTTTGGGGAATGGGAGAGCTACGTAGTGGACATATTTACCACACTGGTGGACATCAAGTGGCGCCATATGTTTGTGATATTCTCATTGTCGTATGTTCTTTCGTGGTTGTTCTTTGGACTAGTCTTTTGGCTGATAGCGATCCAACACGGAGATTTATTCAACGATGAAGAAATAACCCCCTGTGTTGCAAATGTCCATAGCTTCACAGGAGCATTCCTATTCTCCCTCGAAACCCAGACGACCATTGGTTATGGTTACCGCTGTGTTACAGAAGAGTGCTCTGTTGCAATCCTCATGGTTATCCTACAGTCAGTATTAAGCTGCATTATCGACACCTTCATAATCGGAGCAGCCTTGGCTAAAATGGCCACAGCTCGAAAAAGAGCTCAAACCATTCGTTTCAGCTACTATGCTGTAGTTGGCTTAAGAGATGATAAATTTTGCCTCATGTGGCGCATTGGGGATTTCCGGCCAAATCACATGGTTGAGGGCTCTGTACGAGCTCAGCTTCTGCGCTACAAGGAAGACAAGGAGGGGAGAATGACGATGGAATACAAGGACTTGAAGTTGCTAAATGACCAGATCATACTCGTTACACCAGTGACAGTCGTACATGAAATTGATAGCGAGAGCCCCTTGTATGGTCTAGACCGGAAAGCCCTGGCCAAGGACAACTTTGAAATCTTGGTCACATTTGTCTACACAGGTGATTCAACGGGAACGTCACATCAGTCAAGAAGCTCATATGTCCCCAGAGAGATTCTTTGGGGCCATAGGTTTAACGATGTCTtacatgtaaagaaaaaatactataaGGTGGATTGCTTACAGTTTGAAGAGACCACAGAAGTTTATGCTCCTCACTGCAGTGCCATGCAACTGGATCGGAAGGAGCAAGAATGGAACCGAACCGAGAAGACGcgggaaaaagcagcagagacgTCAGCACTGGAGATCAAGTCATTTAGTACTAACCAAAAGTCATTTAGCGCAGTTGCTCTCATCACTAGTTGTGAAGATCCAGAAGACCTCGTGACAGGTGTCAATCAGCCTTCTGGAGAAATTCCTTATCAGAAAGCAGCTGTGACCTTGAGTAGTCTATCAATAGAGTCCCAAGTCTAG